A DNA window from Betta splendens chromosome 6, fBetSpl5.4, whole genome shotgun sequence contains the following coding sequences:
- the si:dkeyp-73b11.8 gene encoding BPTI/Kunitz domain-containing protein has translation MKHLLLLGLCLVALHLSHSAVPEFCNLKYDEGSGTKFLAFLFYNSTTGQCNPFIYKGEGGNANRFRSDKDCIKNCSARAEEIYPTDASKACLYKKASGDCSVKIPSFYYDPIHDKCKMFTWTGCHGNGNRFPTFALCNSTCAGIHVDGDEAEELDSDTPVALICGIVLAIIIAAVLITVIVLSVKSKKKNSKKKGKAKAKEPQVESPLQEQATEMA, from the exons AATTCTGCAATTTGAAATATGATGAAGGTTCAGGCACAAAGTTCCTGGCCTTTTTGTTTTATAACTCCACCACTGGTCAGTGCAACCCGTTCATATACAAGGGCGAAGGAGGAAACGCCAACCGGTTCAGATCGGACAAGGATTGTATAAAGAACTGCTCTGCCAGAGCAGAGGAGATCTACCCCACGGATG CATCCAAAGCTTGCCTCTACAAAAAGGCTTCAGGCGACTGCAGTGTGAAAATCCCGTCATTCTACTATGATCCCATTCATGACAAATGCAAAATGTTCACTTGGACTGGATGTCATGGAAATGGTAACAGATTCCCCACGTTTGCTCTGTGCAATTCCACCTGTGCTGGCATCCACG TTGATGGGGATGAAGCGGAGGAACTTGATTCAGACACTCCTGTTG CCCTCATCTGTGGAATTGTGCTTGCCATCATTATCGCCGCTGTCCTCATCACAGTGATCGTCTTGTCTGTTAAGTCAAA GAAGAAGAACAGCAAGAAGAAGGGGAAAGCTAAGGCTAAAGAGCCTCAGGTGGAGTCACCTCTGCAGGAGCAGGCGACTGAAATGGCTTAG